One genomic region from Salvia hispanica cultivar TCC Black 2014 chromosome 2, UniMelb_Shisp_WGS_1.0, whole genome shotgun sequence encodes:
- the LOC125208551 gene encoding DNA repair protein recA homolog 2, mitochondrial isoform X2, with amino-acid sequence MRCQQDDSKVSEKDAALRMALSKLSGEFGKESMLSLQRFFGARRASVISTGSLRLDQALGVGGLPKGRMVEIYGQEASGKTTLALHVIKEAQKLGGYCAYLDVENAMCPSLAESIGVNKDSLLISQPDSAENLLSVVDTLTKSGSVSVIIVDSVAALVPQHEVDGVECGPYRDLQAKIMTQALRKIHYSQCNSDTLIIFINQVRKKLKLVEGSIHAEEVTCGGNALKFYAAMRLKISRKGLLMKNDKATGLGICVQVVKNKLAPSNTKAELSINFGKGICRVSEALDLACEHGVIVKDRGLYFVGGKILLSKEEALRYLASNGDALDDMIKTLRCHLFDRGYH; translated from the exons ATGCGTTGCCAACAG GATGATTCGAAGGTGTCTGAGAAAGATGCAGCCTTGCGCATGGCTCTGTCGAAGCTCTCGGGGGAATTTGGTAAAGAATCGATGCTTTCATTGCAGCGTTTCTTTGGTGCCAGACGTGCCTCAGTGATATCTACTGGTTCATTGAGGCTGGATCAGGCTCTCGGTGTAGGAGGGCTGCCGAAG GGTAGGATGGTCGAGATTTATGGGCAAGAAGCATCAGGGAAGACAACACTTGCACTGCATGTTATTAAGGAGGCTCAAAAGCTTGGAG GTTACTGTGCTTATCTTGATGTGGAGAACGCGATGTGCCCTTCACTTGCAGAATCGATAGGTGTAAATAAAGACAGTCTCCTTATTTCACAGCCAGATTCTGCTGAAAATTTGCTAAGTGTGGTGGATACACTGACTAAGAGTGGATCTGTTTCTGTAATTATTGTTGACAGT GTAGCTGCTCTTGTTCCTCAACATGAAGTTGATGGAGTAGAATGTGGTCCCTATAGAGATCTACAAGCGAAAATTATGACACAAGCATTACggaaaattcattattctCAGTGCAATTCCGAtactcttattattttcatcaaCCAG gtaagaaaaaaattgaaattagtgGAAGGCTCCATTCATGCAGAGGAAGTGACATGTGGTGGAAATGCCTTGAAATTTTATGCTGCCATGAGGTTGAAAATTAGCAGAAAGGGATTGCTGATGAAAAATGATAAG GCTACTGGACTTGGAATATGTGTGCAAGTCGTGAAAAACAAGCTAGCCCCTTCAAATACAAAAGCTGAATTGAGTATAAACTTTGGGAAAGGAATCTGCCGCGTATCAGAAGCCTTGGATTTAGCTTGTGAGCATGGTGTCATTGTGAAAGATAGAGGCCTATACTTCGTAGGAGGAAAAATCCTGCTAAGCAAAGAGGAAGCTTTGAGATACCTGGCATCAAATGGGGATGCTTTGGATGATATGATCAAAACCTTAAGGTGCCATTTGTTTGACAGAGGATACCATTGA
- the LOC125208551 gene encoding DNA repair protein recA homolog 2, mitochondrial isoform X1 produces the protein MVSIAPKSAKVLSFNPLSTRRLTSLLSSRLQTSFAWRRTLCSDALPTVEDSEFAYDDHIQDDSKVSEKDAALRMALSKLSGEFGKESMLSLQRFFGARRASVISTGSLRLDQALGVGGLPKGRMVEIYGQEASGKTTLALHVIKEAQKLGGYCAYLDVENAMCPSLAESIGVNKDSLLISQPDSAENLLSVVDTLTKSGSVSVIIVDSVAALVPQHEVDGVECGPYRDLQAKIMTQALRKIHYSQCNSDTLIIFINQVRKKLKLVEGSIHAEEVTCGGNALKFYAAMRLKISRKGLLMKNDKATGLGICVQVVKNKLAPSNTKAELSINFGKGICRVSEALDLACEHGVIVKDRGLYFVGGKILLSKEEALRYLASNGDALDDMIKTLRCHLFDRGYH, from the exons ATGGTGTCAATTGCACCCAAGTCAGCGAAAGTACTTAGCTTTAATCCATTGTCCACCAGACGCCTCACATCTCTCCTGTCGTCTAGACTTCAG ACATCTTTTGCTTGGAGAAGAACGCTGTGCTCGGATGCGTTGCCAACAG TTGAAGATTCGGAATTTGCATATGATGATCATATCCAGGATGATTCGAAGGTGTCTGAGAAAGATGCAGCCTTGCGCATGGCTCTGTCGAAGCTCTCGGGGGAATTTGGTAAAGAATCGATGCTTTCATTGCAGCGTTTCTTTGGTGCCAGACGTGCCTCAGTGATATCTACTGGTTCATTGAGGCTGGATCAGGCTCTCGGTGTAGGAGGGCTGCCGAAG GGTAGGATGGTCGAGATTTATGGGCAAGAAGCATCAGGGAAGACAACACTTGCACTGCATGTTATTAAGGAGGCTCAAAAGCTTGGAG GTTACTGTGCTTATCTTGATGTGGAGAACGCGATGTGCCCTTCACTTGCAGAATCGATAGGTGTAAATAAAGACAGTCTCCTTATTTCACAGCCAGATTCTGCTGAAAATTTGCTAAGTGTGGTGGATACACTGACTAAGAGTGGATCTGTTTCTGTAATTATTGTTGACAGT GTAGCTGCTCTTGTTCCTCAACATGAAGTTGATGGAGTAGAATGTGGTCCCTATAGAGATCTACAAGCGAAAATTATGACACAAGCATTACggaaaattcattattctCAGTGCAATTCCGAtactcttattattttcatcaaCCAG gtaagaaaaaaattgaaattagtgGAAGGCTCCATTCATGCAGAGGAAGTGACATGTGGTGGAAATGCCTTGAAATTTTATGCTGCCATGAGGTTGAAAATTAGCAGAAAGGGATTGCTGATGAAAAATGATAAG GCTACTGGACTTGGAATATGTGTGCAAGTCGTGAAAAACAAGCTAGCCCCTTCAAATACAAAAGCTGAATTGAGTATAAACTTTGGGAAAGGAATCTGCCGCGTATCAGAAGCCTTGGATTTAGCTTGTGAGCATGGTGTCATTGTGAAAGATAGAGGCCTATACTTCGTAGGAGGAAAAATCCTGCTAAGCAAAGAGGAAGCTTTGAGATACCTGGCATCAAATGGGGATGCTTTGGATGATATGATCAAAACCTTAAGGTGCCATTTGTTTGACAGAGGATACCATTGA